The Clostridiales bacterium FE2011 sequence GGTGGGCGGCATGACCAAGGAGCAGGTGCGGAAGATCGCGGAGGATCGGGGCCTGCCGGTCAGTAAAAAGAAGGATTCCACGGGCGTGTGTTTTATCGGGGAACGGAATTTCAAGAAGTTCCTCTCAGAATACCTTCCGGCGCAGCCCGGCGATATGGTGTCGCCGGAGGGCGAAGTGGTCGGACGGCATGACGGCCTGATGTACTATACCCTCGGCCAGCGCCGCGGGCTGGGCATCGGCGGCCGGGGAGACGGCCGCAGCTGGTTTGTCATCGGCAAGGACCTGGAGAAGAACCGGCTGCTGGTAGCCCAGGGAGAAGATCATCCCATGCTTTACAGTACGCAGAGCGTTGCGGAAGATGTGACCTGGGTCGGGGAAGCCCCGATGAAGGAAGGCGAAACCATCACCTGTACGGCCCGCTACCGTTACCGCCAGCCGGATCAGCCGGTGGAGGCCACGCTGAGGGAGGGCAGGCTCCTGCTGCATTCCCTTGTGCCCCAGCGGGCGGTGACTCCCGGCCAGAGCGCGGTGCTTTATGATGGAGATATATGTCTTGGGGGAGCTATAGTTACTGAGGTTGTTGATCCGGGCTGCGTTGACCCGGATAACAGATAAATAAAAGGGAAAACTGATTCAATAAGTCCGTCAGATGCCATATGGTTTTTTGTCGGGATCAAACCGCAGGTTTCAAAACTTTAATACGCTAAAGCAATAAACCTGTGCGAAGAGAACGGTGAAAAAGCCACTGGCAGGTAAACGGGCAAAAGAATCTGTGTTTCCCAAATACACAGGAGGAAGTTGCCCATGGAAAAAAGGAAGAAACTGGCTCTATCCACACAGATTTTCATCGCGCTGATCCTGGCGATCGGCGCAGGTATCGCACTGACGGGTAATCCGGATTTTGCGAAGACCTACATCAAACCCTTCGGTACGATTTTCCTGAACCTGATCAAGTGGATTGTCTGTCCGCTGGTTTTCTTCTCCATCATGGCGGGTGTGGTATCCATTCGGGACATCAAAAAGGTCGGCGTAGTCGGCGGAAGCACCATGCTGTACTACCTGTGCACCACAGCCTTCGCGGTGGCGATCGGCCTGCTCTTTGCCAACCTGCTGAAAGGAATTTTCCCGGTGCTGTCCACGGCTGAATTGTCCTATGAGCCGGCGGCGACATCCGTCAATTTTATGGATACGCTGGTAGGCATCTTCCCCTCCAACTTTATCAAACCGTTTGTGGA is a genomic window containing:
- the mnmA gene encoding tRNA 2-thiouridine(34) synthase MnmA; the encoded protein is MSERIVVGMSGGVDSSVAALLLKEQGYDVVGVFMKNWEEEDINGTCTAEEDWRDVRDVCDLIGIPYYSVNFAKEYWDRVFSYFLKEYRAGRTPNPDVLCNREIKFRAFLDFAMTLGATRMATGHFVRTNEAGQLLKGSDPNKDQSYFLYMVHAEQLKKAIFPVGGMTKEQVRKIAEDRGLPVSKKKDSTGVCFIGERNFKKFLSEYLPAQPGDMVSPEGEVVGRHDGLMYYTLGQRRGLGIGGRGDGRSWFVIGKDLEKNRLLVAQGEDHPMLYSTQSVAEDVTWVGEAPMKEGETITCTARYRYRQPDQPVEATLREGRLLLHSLVPQRAVTPGQSAVLYDGDICLGGAIVTEVVDPGCVDPDNR